The proteins below are encoded in one region of Sulfolobus sp. A20:
- a CDS encoding SAM-dependent methyltransferase: protein MEILLKYNGLKLLVNKEEAFIYYATFIVGEYSFLKIRRDDVVLDIGASIGDFTLQEGLKGL from the coding sequence ATGGAAATCTTACTCAAGTATAACGGCTTAAAGTTACTCGTCAACAAAGAAGAAGCATTTATCTATTACGCCACGTTCATTGTAGGAGAGTACTCATTTTTAAAGATAAGAAGGGATGATGTAGTTTTAGACATTGGTGCCTCAATAGGGGACTTCACTCTTCAAGAAGGGCTAAAAGGGTTATAG